The nucleotide window AGTTTCGCTTAACGGTCGAGCGCCCGCTTTACTGCTGGATCCATCGGTGGACCTTAGTAAAGGATCTGCTGCACTTAAGGGCAAAGACTGGATTTTGCCTGAACCCAACACTGCACCGATTAGGTTGGCATCACGATGAAATATTCTGTTTTTATATTTAGTTTGGCTTGTTTACTTTCCGCGGAAGCTTTCGCTCAGGAAGTTGCAAAAGAAAAAGGGGAGGGCGCAGGCGAGGAGCCCATCGATATGGAGTCGCTCCTGATGGTGGATCCGGTTGTGGTGCAAAGCACGCCGATCGATGTGTCACGAGTGGGTGGTTCAGCCAATGTGATCACGCAAAAAGAACTTGAGCGTTTCGAATACGATGACGTGCATCAGGTCCTCAAGCAGGTACCCGGTGTTTACGTGCGGCAAGAAGATGGTTTTGGTTTGCGCCCCAATATCGGCATGCGTGGGGTGAACTCCGATCGAAGCAGTAAAGTTAACCTAATGGAAGATGATGTATTGCTTGGGCCTGCACCGTATTCGGCGCAAGCAGCCTACTATTTTCCGTTGAGTATACGTATGGTGGGCATGGAAGTGTTCAAGGGTCCGGGCTCCATTCCTTATGGCCCGAACACAATTGGTGGCGCCATCAATTGGCTCACCCGGCCCATTCCGGAGCAAAGTGAAGGCGATTTGGATCTTTCGGTGGGCCAATACCGCAGCGGAAGGTTTCACGGCAACTATGGTATGCGCAGCAAGTACGCAGGCTTTCTCATTGATGGCGTGCATTTGCAAAGCGACGGTTTTAAAAATCTCGATGGTGGCGGCAACACCGGCTTTGATAAAAATGAGATGCTGGCCAAGTTTCAGATCAATACCGATCCGGATGAGCTTCGTTATCAGTCCTTGGAGTTACGACTTGGTTATTCCAATGAAACTTCCAACGAGACCTATCTTGGCCTATCCGACGCTGATTTTGCAGCGACTCCCTACAGGCGCTACGCTGCGAGCCAATTGGGACTCATGGACTGGTGGCGCACGCAAATCCAAGTTCGTCATTACCTGAGAATCAGCGATAGCATTGAAGTGAAAACCACCGCCTATCGGCATGATTTTTCACGCTCTTGGCGTAAACTTAATCGCTTCAGCGGAGGACCCGCGCTCTTTGATGTGCTCAATCAACCCTTCGGGCAAGCAGCGGTGTATGAATCAATTTTGCAAGGCCAGCAAGATTCTGAAGGACCGGATCAAAATCTTATGGTTGGTATCAACCAACGTGATTTTGTCTCGCAAGGCATCCAAAGCACGACGACCTGGTCATATGAAAAAGACTGGTTCTCCCAGCAACTCGAGCTTGGTTTTCGCTTTCACTACGATGAAATCAAGCGCAATCACACCGAAGATCCCTATCGGATGCTGGCTTCCACCTTGGTTCCTACCCAAGATCCGCGTCAGTTGATTTTGCAAAATCAAGTCAAAACAAATGCTTGGTCGTTTCACACTTTGGATCGCATACAACTGGGCGAATCGTTATTGCTCACGCCGGGTCTACGTGTGGAGATGATCGATTGGCAGTATCGCAACAGCACGGATGCGACTGCCGTAATAGAGCAAAACGATTTTTATACCGTGCTTATTCCTGGGATTGGAGCTGTTTATCAATTGATTCCAGAGCTGTCTGTGCTTGCAGGCGTTCATCGAGGCTTTTCTCCGGCGGCACCGGGTCCCGAAAAAAACGCAAAGCCGGAAACAAGCGTGAACTACGAAGCTGGGCTGCGCTTTTCGAAGGAGCAAAGCAAAGCAGAGCTTGTTGGTTTCTTCAATGACTATTCAAACATGACGGCCGTTTGTTCTTTTAATCGTGGCTGTAGCGATGAGTCCATTGGTAGCCAGACCAACGCGGGCTCGGTGTTTGTCTATGGCCTCGAGGCCAGCGCATCGCAGGACCTTCCTCTGTGGTGGGATTTTGCTTTGCATACACAAGCGGCCTACACCCTGACGCTTTCGGATTTTCAAAATGATTTTACTTCAAGCGATCCCTTGCTTGCGGATGTTTCCAAGGGTGATGCTTTGCCCTACATACCGGTGCATCAACTTAACTTTATCGTTGGGGTGAATCATCCGACTTGGGGCGTTGATTTGTCGGGTACCTACGTGGGTGAGATGCGAGATGTGGCAGGGCAGGGTCCGATTCCGACTGCCGAGCGCATCAATGATTACATCGTTTTTGATCTTGCCGGTCGCTACAAGCTCAGCGACAAGCATGAACTATACGCCCGTATTGATAATCTGTTTGACAATGAATACATGGTTTCACGCAGGCCTTATGGTTTACGGCCAGGTAAGCCCTTTTTATTCATGGTGGGCTACAAAGGGCACTTCGGTCCGTAGTGAGACAAAGTCCAAGACCGATTTGCCGCGAAGGGTGTAGCTTCACGATGGGGAGTTGCCTTTTCCTAGCTTGAGCACAAAGTCATACACGCTTCTACCTAGGCCGTCGAAACGTACATGCGTTTTTCAATTTTGGTCAGCTTGCCTGATTTTTCCAAAGTGTCTCCCGTGGCAAAACGTGGTATCATTTGAAGAGCATGACATCCGCACGACTCTTTCGATATTTTTCTTTTTTATGCCTGGTGTTGTTAGCGCATTGCGCTAAATCTTTAGTTGATTTGGAAAACAGGGAATGTCCGTGCGTTGAAGGTTACATTTGCAACGAAGCAACGAATCTTTGCGTGAGCTCTCTTTCTTCTGACGATGCGGGTCTTGGTGGGGATGTTTTTGAAGATGTTTTGTCCGAGGCATCCGTGGACGCATCGGCAGACACGCCGACGGATACCCCGACGGATACCCCGACGGATACCCCGACGGACACCCCGACGGATACGCCCAACTCGCTGCCTTGCGATTCGGGTTTTACAATAAGCCCAACAGTTTCAGCACCCTTTAGTTTTGATTTTTTTCATATTCAACCCCTGGCGAACTTTGCGGTGAATTTCGTGGCGATTTCCGGTTCAGCGACTTTGAGTGTCGGGCAGACTTCTTCCACACCGGTCGATGGAGGTTTTGTTTTTACGTTCGGCGTCACTGGTTCCGGCTCGGGCGTTATTGAAATGGAGGTGGTTGCCGATCCCTCGGCAGCTGTATACGGCACTTGCCGATTTAACCTCGTTTCAAACTAAACATAACCGAAAAACAAGTCTTCTTTCATTACTGGACCCACGAAATGGCTTTAGTTAGGGTTGGTTAAAAGGAGCAAGCGTTTTGGAGTCAATAGCGTAAACTCTATGGAACCGTATGCTTTAGTGGGGCGCGATTTCGTTTGATTGTATAGCCAAGCCCTCTAGGCTATGCTTCTTGAACGTATCATGTGGCCTATAGCAGCTTCGATGAAGCAAAGACTAGCCATTACGCTCAGTGTTGCCGCGGCTGCGCTGGTCTGGTTTTTACCTTTTGACTTGCAGCCGCTTGTCCATCGTTTTTCGGTGGTGTTTGTGCTCGTGTTGGGCCTATGGCTAAGCGAAGCCATTCCGATAGCAGCGACTGCTCTGCTTATTGCACCCTTTTTTGTGATTATGGGAATATGCAACGCGAAGCAAGCTTTTGCGCCTTATGCGAATCCGTTGCTTTTTCTGTTCGTCGGTGGCTTTTTTATCGCTCGGTCCATGGCCCTTCATGGTCTCGATCGGCGTATTGCCTTTGCCTTACTTCGCCAGCCAGCTGCCGGCAAATCGACGCGTCGTATTTTTATGACGCTCTTAGCTGTTGTCGTACTGCTTTCGATGTGGATTTCGAACACCGCAACTGCCGCTTTGCTGATTCCTATAACGATGGGGCTAGTGAATGCCATTGAAGAGCATGAGCAAAATGCTGCGCTCAAAGAGCGAGCAGTGCTTTCGGTGGCCTATGCTTGTTCGATTGGCGGACTTGGCACACCGGTTGGTAGCCCGCCAAATCTCATCACCATGGAGTTTTTAAAACAAGCTGGATTTGCCTTGGATTTTCTGGGATGGATCAAAGTTGCCTTGCCAACCGCGCTTGCTCTTCTTGCGGTGCTCTACTGGTACAGGCGTCCAAAACTGATTGTGTTGGGAGACTTTAAATTGCGCAAGGTCGAGCTTGGCCCTTGGAGCCGAGGCGAGAAGATCACGGCGCTTAGTTTGAGCTTGGCTATCATTGGTTGGATGTTGCCCTCGGCTTTTAAACTGGCAGGTTCAAGTATCGCGGCAGAGCTTGAGCACAATCTTCCTCCAGGGGTAGTCGCCATGTTGGCGACGATTCCTTTGTTTGCCGTATTCGATCCTAAGCACAAAGAGGTCGTCTTGCCGTGGAAAGAGGCAACCAAAATTGATTGGGGCATCATCATGCTTTTTGGCGGGGGACTTTCGCTTGGTAAGCAGATGATGGATACAGGATTTGCTGAAGTGCTTGGGCAGGGTTTGCTTCAGGCGACGGGCTTTACCAACCTTTGGCTTTTGGTGTGCTGCTTTGCTTTGTTTACAACTTTCTTCACTGAAGTCTGTTCCAACATGGCATCGGCTAGCATGCTTGTGCCTTTGGCGATCAGTGTGTGCAAGCAGCTTAATTTGCCCTTAGCGCCAGTGGTGCTGGCCGTTGGCATCAGTGCAAGTTGTGCGTTTATGTTGCCTATTGCGACAGGTCCTAACGCCATTGCTTACGGTACAGGTGTGCTCAACATGAAAACAATGATTCGTTCCGGTTTTGTTTTGAATCTCGTGTGTACAGCGGTAATCGTCCTGATGTTGCATCTTTTGTGTAAGCTCTATGGCTGGGCTTAATGGGACGAATACAAACGAGCTTGTGCGATCAGAGCACCAGCCAACCCAGATCGGACTGAAGAGTGTGTTGCCATATCCCTGGTCGCCTTGCTTGCCAATACCTTGCACATTTGAGCCCACTGATTTTGCTAAGGTGTACATGATGTCGGAGAGTTTCGCTTGGTTGTTTACATCGATAAACTGCCCAGTTTTGAGTGCTCCGCCGGCGCCGCCACCGACGATGGCGAAGTGGTTGCCAAGTTCGTGCGCTCCAGAATAGATGCTTTCAGAGGTGCAGAATACAGCCGTGTTGTCGAGAACCGTTCCAGCGCCTTCCGGAATCGCCGCAAGTTGCTTTAGGAAATAAGCATACTCTTCCATCACGTAGCGGGTCGTGTCACTGAGTTTTCCAGAGCCTGTATGGGTTAATCCGAGATGATGGGATTCGGTGACGCCTGAAACATCGCTCAGAACGGCGTTGGTCTGGGTGCCAATGAATTCAATGTTGAACACCCGTGTCAGATCACAGGCTATGGCAAGGGCGAGAAGATCGGCCATCGGACGATGGGCCTGACGTGGGCTTTGTCCTGTGCCGAACTCATCACCATCATTTATTTCAATGGGATTTTGAATCTCGGAACCCGAGACCGTGGGACGATCCGGACAACTGCAATCAGTGTTCGGATCGCGACGAAGCCTGCGTTCCAAAGCGTCAATCGCTTGCAAATGCTGCTCGATGCGTTGTTGGTCGTTGATGCTCACACGCTTTTGCAGGGCCTTGGCGTCTTGCAAAATCGCATCGACAACGAGCAGTTGCCGTTGTGCACGTTCATCCATGCTTGGTGTATTGCCCACGGGACTTGCTCCTGTGGTGCATCCGGCAAATAGCAAATCAAATAGGTTTCGTGGATCAGAATGCAAGGAGATAAAATTTCCATTGGCGGTGAAGGCGGATTTTCCAGCATGTCCGCCAAAGGAGCATTGCGCGCCCACAAAGTCTTCGCCGTAAGTTGAACGATAGCCACGCGCTCGGAAATCTTCTGCGATCACCTGATCAATGGAAGCTGCGTTGGCTACGCCCTGGCCAAGTCGATTTCCAGGGTTTCCTGTTCCTGATAGAGCTACAGTGTGATGGATGTTGTGACTCACACCAGGATCACCACTGTAGGTAGTTGATAGGCGCGATAGAATATTTACTTTGTCTTTAATAGCTGGATCAGCAAGAGGCTCGGTTTGATAACGTGGAGTCCAGTTGCTCCCTGTTGTGCTTGGGAAAAACTCATTGATGCTTGAGGTGTTGGGTTGATAGACGCCGCCTCCAAAGTACCAGACGCCAAAGCGCAGGATCGATGTGCCATCGCCATAGGCTGTGCCGTGCACGTTAAACATCGCTTCAAGGGGAGGAAGGGCTACTGCAATGGCTGCTCCGCCGCACAGACCTCGCAACAGGGTGCGCCTTGAGATATGTGTTTTGTTCTTGCGTGCTGCCATTCTATTCTCCTGCTCGCTGCCCGAGTAAAAAGGCTTGCGATACAAGCAGTTCCTCGAGCAAAGGACGGATTTGTCCGGTGGATAAAAACCCTTCCCATTGCGCAGGAAGAACTTCGCTTAGTTCCCAGTCGGTTTCGGTGTGACCCACTACACCGCGGAACAGGTGACGTGCGACGCACGCGGCCGCTTCGTCACGCTCGGAAAGCAAATCGGCAATCTGTTCTGGTCCGTCCACTGGCACCTCGGGGGCATCGCCGATAGCGGGGAAGGCGCCGGAAATGTCAATCAAGCCGTTGCTATCATTGGGCTCAAGTGCGCCAATGCCGTCAAATGCACCAAAGGCATACCCCACCGGATCAAATCTTGAATGGCAACCGACACAACTTGGCTCGGAGATGTGAAGTTCACGCAATTCGCGTTCACTTAGTCCTTGGTTTGCTGCATCTTCGCGAGCCGCAGCCAATTGGGGTGCGAGATTGGAGGGCGGTGGAGGAACCACGCCGCAAAGTATTTTTTCAAACACGAAGAAGCCTCGCAAAGTTGAAGAGGGATGGTCGGTATCGCCTAGGCGTGCAAGAACACCTGCACGACTTAGAATTCCTTTACGCTCCGGCTCTGCTACCTGCATTTCCATAAAGGTTGCCGTATCTGCTGGCCCCTCAAGTCCATACAAATTAGCCAGGCGACTATTGACGTAGACACGGTCGGTGTTGAACGCTGTCATAAAATTTTGATTG belongs to Myxococcales bacterium and includes:
- a CDS encoding TonB-dependent receptor yields the protein MKYSVFIFSLACLLSAEAFAQEVAKEKGEGAGEEPIDMESLLMVDPVVVQSTPIDVSRVGGSANVITQKELERFEYDDVHQVLKQVPGVYVRQEDGFGLRPNIGMRGVNSDRSSKVNLMEDDVLLGPAPYSAQAAYYFPLSIRMVGMEVFKGPGSIPYGPNTIGGAINWLTRPIPEQSEGDLDLSVGQYRSGRFHGNYGMRSKYAGFLIDGVHLQSDGFKNLDGGGNTGFDKNEMLAKFQINTDPDELRYQSLELRLGYSNETSNETYLGLSDADFAATPYRRYAASQLGLMDWWRTQIQVRHYLRISDSIEVKTTAYRHDFSRSWRKLNRFSGGPALFDVLNQPFGQAAVYESILQGQQDSEGPDQNLMVGINQRDFVSQGIQSTTTWSYEKDWFSQQLELGFRFHYDEIKRNHTEDPYRMLASTLVPTQDPRQLILQNQVKTNAWSFHTLDRIQLGESLLLTPGLRVEMIDWQYRNSTDATAVIEQNDFYTVLIPGIGAVYQLIPELSVLAGVHRGFSPAAPGPEKNAKPETSVNYEAGLRFSKEQSKAELVGFFNDYSNMTAVCSFNRGCSDESIGSQTNAGSVFVYGLEASASQDLPLWWDFALHTQAAYTLTLSDFQNDFTSSDPLLADVSKGDALPYIPVHQLNFIVGVNHPTWGVDLSGTYVGEMRDVAGQGPIPTAERINDYIVFDLAGRYKLSDKHELYARIDNLFDNEYMVSRRPYGLRPGKPFLFMVGYKGHFGP
- a CDS encoding DUF1552 domain-containing protein produces the protein MAARKNKTHISRRTLLRGLCGGAAIAVALPPLEAMFNVHGTAYGDGTSILRFGVWYFGGGVYQPNTSSINEFFPSTTGSNWTPRYQTEPLADPAIKDKVNILSRLSTTYSGDPGVSHNIHHTVALSGTGNPGNRLGQGVANAASIDQVIAEDFRARGYRSTYGEDFVGAQCSFGGHAGKSAFTANGNFISLHSDPRNLFDLLFAGCTTGASPVGNTPSMDERAQRQLLVVDAILQDAKALQKRVSINDQQRIEQHLQAIDALERRLRRDPNTDCSCPDRPTVSGSEIQNPIEINDGDEFGTGQSPRQAHRPMADLLALAIACDLTRVFNIEFIGTQTNAVLSDVSGVTESHHLGLTHTGSGKLSDTTRYVMEEYAYFLKQLAAIPEGAGTVLDNTAVFCTSESIYSGAHELGNHFAIVGGGAGGALKTGQFIDVNNQAKLSDIMYTLAKSVGSNVQGIGKQGDQGYGNTLFSPIWVGWCSDRTSSFVFVPLSPAIELTQKMQHQDDYRCTHEIQNKTGTNHCFHVEHTCTVSNGVRTCRNRQHKRTTCTDANGQHHWR
- a CDS encoding DUF1592 domain-containing protein gives rise to the protein MAGSEMDTMSSTAFDAVELAFADEARATVLVGCDPGAIDTVCLQHFINRFGRMAWRRPLSTDEASRYQTLYETLAATSSSAEAISYVMAGFLQSPNFMYVEENGQSDPSGFRRFTDFEIASRLSLGLWDLPPDSELLDAAERGELSNPDTLRPHIQRLLNDPKAEQGIMRVLSEYFMLSELDQIVKNTEVYPTASSALFADMKTELQWLLDRFSAANQNFMTAFNTDRVYVNSRLANLYGLEGPADTATFMEMQVAEPERKGILSRAGVLARLGDTDHPSSTLRGFFVFEKILCGVVPPPPSNLAPQLAAAREDAANQGLSERELRELHISEPSCVGCHSRFDPVGYAFGAFDGIGALEPNDSNGLIDISGAFPAIGDAPEVPVDGPEQIADLLSERDEAAACVARHLFRGVVGHTETDWELSEVLPAQWEGFLSTGQIRPLLEELLVSQAFLLGQRAGE